A DNA window from Engystomops pustulosus chromosome 6, aEngPut4.maternal, whole genome shotgun sequence contains the following coding sequences:
- the NMT1 gene encoding glycylpeptide N-tetradecanoyltransferase 1 isoform X1: MISSQLNPKDSFKQQEASFTTTPSMLSDVQPIAAFHDPPIPGFGLKMADQSETAAGEPLGEDENGHGHCSDCENDEKHSLNRSGGDDSGVKKKKKQKRKKDKGGDNLDTTDGPVKTIPAEKIQEIQKAIELFSVGQGPAKTMEEASKRSYQFWDTQPVPKLGEVVNSHGPIEPDKDNIRQEPYSLPQGFTWDALDLGDSAVLKELYTLLNENYVEDDDNMFRFDYSPEFLLWALRPPGWLPQWHCGVRVISSKKLVGFISAIPATMKIYELSKKMVEINFLCVHKKLRSKRVAPVLIREITRRVHMEGIFQAVYTAGVVLPKPVATCRYWHRSLNPRKLIEVKFSHLSRNMTMQRTMKLYRLPEVPKTSGLKPMEIRHIPAVHKLLAGYLSQFNLAPVMNEEEVQHWLFPQENIIDTYVVETPEGEITDFLSFYTLPSTIMNHPAHKSLKAAYSFYNVHTKTPLVDLMNDALILAKSKGFDVFNALDLMENKTFLEKLKFGIGDGNLQYYLYNWKCPSMGPEKVGLVLQ, encoded by the exons atgatctcctcacagctaaatccaaag GATTCCTTCAAGCAGCAAGAGGCGTCcttcactacaacccccagcatgcttaGCGATGTGCAGCCAATAGCAGCTTTCCATGATCCCCCCATACCCGGCTTTGGATTAAAGATGGCGGATCAGAGTGAGACAGCAGCGGGCGAGCCGTTGGGGGAAGATGAGAACGGACACGGACATTGTAGCGACTGTGAGAATGATGAGAAGCACAGCCTCAACCGGAG TGGGGGCGATGACTCTGGAGtcaagaaaaagaagaaacagaAACGCAAGAAAGATAAGGGAGGCGATAACTTGGATACTACTGACGGCCCG GTGAAAACAATCCCTGCTGAGAAGATTCAGGAGATCCAGAAAGCCATTGAGTTGTTTTCTGTGGGGCAAGGACCAGCGAAGACTATGGAAGAGGCCAGCAAAAGAAGTTACCAGTTTTGGGACACACAGCCTGTACCTAAACTTG GAGAagtagtgaactcacatggcccCATTGAGCCAGACAAGGACAACATCCGCCAGGAGCCATACAGTCTTCCACAGGGTTTCACCTGGGATGCCTTGGATTTGGGAGATAGTGCAGTG CTGAAAGAACTATACACTCTGCTCAATGAGAACTACGTGGAAGATGATGATAACATGTTCCGCTTTGACTACTCCCCGGAGTTCCTTTTGTG GGCACTGAGACCTCCTGGATGGCTTCCACAGTGGCATTGTGGAGTGAGGGTGATCTCCAGCAAAAAACTAGTGGGATTTATCAGCGCCATCCCGGCTACTATGAAAATCTATGAGCT ATCCAAGAAAATGGTTGAGATCAACTTCCTTTGCGTTCACAAAAAGCTGCGTTCTAAAAGAGTGGCTCCGGTTCTGATCCGTGAGATAACACGTCGCGTCCACATGGAGGGGATATTCCAGGCTGTCTACACAGCTGGCGTAGTTCTGCCAAAACCAGTAGCCACATGCAG GTACTGGCACAGGTCACTAAACCCTCGCAAGCTGATAGAGGTAAAGTTCTCTCACTTGAGCCGTAACATGACTATGCAGAGGACTATGAAATTATATCGGCTACCTGAG gtCCCTAAGACATCTGGACTGAAGCCTATGGAAATCCGTCACATCCCAGCGGTGCACAAGCTACTAGCCGGTTATCTTTCCCAGTTTAATCTGGCTCCAGTCATGAATGAAGAAGAGGTTCAGCACTGGCTGTTTCCACAGGAGAACATCATAGACACCTATGTTGTGGAG ACACCAGAAGGAGAAATAACGGACTTCCTGAGCTTTTACACATTGCCCTCGACTATCATGAACCATCCGGCACACAAGAGCCTGAAAGCTGCATACTCCTTCTACAATGTTCACACCAAGACGCCTCTGGTGGACCTCATGAATGATGCTCTCATTTTGGCCAAGTCG AAAGGATTTGATGTCTTCAATGCTCTTGATCTTATGGAGAACAAAACCTTCCttgaaaaactgaaatttggcatTGGAGATGGAAATCTTCAGTATTACCTGTATAATTGGAAGTGTCCCAGCATGGGCCCCGAGAAG GTTGGTCTGGTTTTACAGTAA
- the NMT1 gene encoding glycylpeptide N-tetradecanoyltransferase 1 isoform X2 has product MNGTSIQYTSGGDDSGVKKKKKQKRKKDKGGDNLDTTDGPVKTIPAEKIQEIQKAIELFSVGQGPAKTMEEASKRSYQFWDTQPVPKLGEVVNSHGPIEPDKDNIRQEPYSLPQGFTWDALDLGDSAVLKELYTLLNENYVEDDDNMFRFDYSPEFLLWALRPPGWLPQWHCGVRVISSKKLVGFISAIPATMKIYELSKKMVEINFLCVHKKLRSKRVAPVLIREITRRVHMEGIFQAVYTAGVVLPKPVATCRYWHRSLNPRKLIEVKFSHLSRNMTMQRTMKLYRLPEVPKTSGLKPMEIRHIPAVHKLLAGYLSQFNLAPVMNEEEVQHWLFPQENIIDTYVVETPEGEITDFLSFYTLPSTIMNHPAHKSLKAAYSFYNVHTKTPLVDLMNDALILAKSKGFDVFNALDLMENKTFLEKLKFGIGDGNLQYYLYNWKCPSMGPEKVGLVLQ; this is encoded by the exons ATGAATGGCACCTCCATACAATACACTAG TGGGGGCGATGACTCTGGAGtcaagaaaaagaagaaacagaAACGCAAGAAAGATAAGGGAGGCGATAACTTGGATACTACTGACGGCCCG GTGAAAACAATCCCTGCTGAGAAGATTCAGGAGATCCAGAAAGCCATTGAGTTGTTTTCTGTGGGGCAAGGACCAGCGAAGACTATGGAAGAGGCCAGCAAAAGAAGTTACCAGTTTTGGGACACACAGCCTGTACCTAAACTTG GAGAagtagtgaactcacatggcccCATTGAGCCAGACAAGGACAACATCCGCCAGGAGCCATACAGTCTTCCACAGGGTTTCACCTGGGATGCCTTGGATTTGGGAGATAGTGCAGTG CTGAAAGAACTATACACTCTGCTCAATGAGAACTACGTGGAAGATGATGATAACATGTTCCGCTTTGACTACTCCCCGGAGTTCCTTTTGTG GGCACTGAGACCTCCTGGATGGCTTCCACAGTGGCATTGTGGAGTGAGGGTGATCTCCAGCAAAAAACTAGTGGGATTTATCAGCGCCATCCCGGCTACTATGAAAATCTATGAGCT ATCCAAGAAAATGGTTGAGATCAACTTCCTTTGCGTTCACAAAAAGCTGCGTTCTAAAAGAGTGGCTCCGGTTCTGATCCGTGAGATAACACGTCGCGTCCACATGGAGGGGATATTCCAGGCTGTCTACACAGCTGGCGTAGTTCTGCCAAAACCAGTAGCCACATGCAG GTACTGGCACAGGTCACTAAACCCTCGCAAGCTGATAGAGGTAAAGTTCTCTCACTTGAGCCGTAACATGACTATGCAGAGGACTATGAAATTATATCGGCTACCTGAG gtCCCTAAGACATCTGGACTGAAGCCTATGGAAATCCGTCACATCCCAGCGGTGCACAAGCTACTAGCCGGTTATCTTTCCCAGTTTAATCTGGCTCCAGTCATGAATGAAGAAGAGGTTCAGCACTGGCTGTTTCCACAGGAGAACATCATAGACACCTATGTTGTGGAG ACACCAGAAGGAGAAATAACGGACTTCCTGAGCTTTTACACATTGCCCTCGACTATCATGAACCATCCGGCACACAAGAGCCTGAAAGCTGCATACTCCTTCTACAATGTTCACACCAAGACGCCTCTGGTGGACCTCATGAATGATGCTCTCATTTTGGCCAAGTCG AAAGGATTTGATGTCTTCAATGCTCTTGATCTTATGGAGAACAAAACCTTCCttgaaaaactgaaatttggcatTGGAGATGGAAATCTTCAGTATTACCTGTATAATTGGAAGTGTCCCAGCATGGGCCCCGAGAAG GTTGGTCTGGTTTTACAGTAA